The Nematostella vectensis chromosome 6, jaNemVect1.1, whole genome shotgun sequence region AACAAAATTAGGGACTCAACGGCCgtttttcaatattctgcgATCCCTCGCCGATTTTCAGATCCTCCAACTTCCTGGCCGAACGTGACATTTCTCAACGTGACAGTACTTGCCGTGACAGAAGAGCGTGACAATGGCATCTTGTACCTACTGGTGATAGGGGTGCTGTTACTTGTAATCGTGCCTACCGTGGGTGGGGGGAAATACATCCACAAGAGGCGACGAGCACGCGAGGCGTCGGCGATAAGGAGGCAGCTACGAGACGAGATGATAGAAGAGGGGTGAGTTATCGTTATTATGAGGCAGCTACGAGACGAGATGATAGAAGAGGGGTGAGTTAACGTTATTATGAGGCAACTACAAGACTAGATTATAGTAGACGGGTGAATTAAGGTTATTATGAGGCAGTGTAGAGACAAAATGAAAGACGATGGGTGAATTAACGTTATTATGAGGCAACTACGAGACGATATGTTAGGAGAGGGGATAGTTAACGTTACTATGAGACAGCTACGAGACGCAATGATAGCAAAGGGGAGAGTTATTAAGAGGCAATGTAGAGATGAAGAGAGCCGAAGGCCAGACGAGATGATAGAAGGAGGGTTAGTGGTGGTCAGATTGCAACTAAGAAAGAGCATCTGGTAACTAGACCACAGTTCTAtcgtgtttatattttaaccATTGATTCAGGTTGATATTCCCACTCCACTTatcatctatctattatagtTGATATTTTAATTCCTGAGCCTGACAAGTATAATACTACAGTTCTATTGGATTTGCACCATATCCATCTATTCAGGTTGATATTCGGTGAGATGCTTGGGCCGATTCCTGAGCCTGACGAGTGGGAAGTAGACTACAGTTCCATCGCGTTTGGAGAGGTGGTGGGTTCAGGGGCTTTTGGCAAGGTAACCAAGGCAACCATTGTGGGATTGCCAGGCGGTCCAGAGAACAAGGAGACAGTGGTAGCGGTAAAGAAACTCAATGGTGAGTCAGCAAagaaaccttttcaagttcaGTTGTGCTTAGCGTGATAGCGGTAAAGAAACACAACGGTGAGTAGCCAAAGAAACCTTTTCTAGTCCCAGTTGTCCTTagcgggtttcctgtgctttGATATGAACCGTGAGGCGTTTGGAGTCTGAGACAAGCTCATGGCGATTCTCGTGATGTCACAACTCTTGGTAACCACAGAATGTCCGATCACAAACCTGGGTGGAAACGCGTGGGACTGgtctgaacacaggaaacccagtgAAAACGCGCGGGACTGGGCTGAAAAAAACCTAAGCTGAAAGTGCAAATAGCTTAGGTATGGCGCGTATGCGAGAAAATACGGTTTACTCGTATCGAATTGGATGTCTCGCTACCCTAACTAGTCGGactcacgttttttttttttgtggcaGCGATGGCGACCATGGAGGATCGCCGTAATTTCCTGTCCGAGATAGAGATGATGAAGCAGCTGGGGAAGCACCTTAACATTGTCAGTATTTTGGGCTGCGTGACTCACGCGGGACAGCTGTGCCTCATAACGGAGTACTGCCCGTACGGCGACCTGAGGAACTACCTGCGCGCAATCAGAGACAAGGTAAGTACGCGTGATTCACTAGCAGGGCGTGCCCCTGTCGAGGCCGTGCCAGGCCCCCGTACGGCGACCTGAGGAACTACCTGCGCGCAATCAGAGCAAGGTTTATACGCGTCGTGATTCACCAGCAGGGCGTGCCCCTGTCAAGGATTTGTCAGCACCCGCTGCAGCGAACTGAGGAACTAACAGGGCGTACCCCAGTTAAGGGTGTGTCAGCCCCCGGTACGGCTACCTGAGAAACTACATGCGCTCAATCAGGGACAAAGTAAGTACGCAAGGTCAGGACAAGTCCCTGAAGAACCTACTAAACTACCTGCGCTTTAACAGGCGAGATTAACTAGCAGTGCgtatttttcttgtaaaaacAGGCATTTTACACCCGAACTTCACACCCGAACTTTTCCTCAAGGAAAAGTTTGAAGAAAGGAGATGAAAGGGAGCGTTTATGATAGTAAAGGAGTAAGCTAGGACCAAACAGATTAGTAACCTAACACATTAGTGACAATGTCAGATTAGGTTTTAGTCAGGTTGGATATGGGCTGCAAGGTCTTGTAAACCCACATTTTGTACCAGTTACCAAATGCACTAGTTCCATCTCGCCGTACAAGAGCCCCTTGAAGCGTGGTTCAGCTTTTGAAAACATTGAATGTTCACTGTTCAGTTGTAAAACATGGTTGTTTCAGGGTTCCAGAATAAAAAACCACCAAAGACATTCACATTTTATCACTTTCCTCTGTCAGAACAAGAAGCATCCACATTTCCGCCTCGGGTCGAGCTTGGTTGCGTCACCTCAGTCGGGCAGTCAAAGATATTTCTCAAGTTCTTCCAAGAAAACTAAGAGAGAGGTTTGTCAGCTTTGAGGGATCTTCCTAGTCTGGAGTAAGGTCTTAGAACAGGGTCAATTATGAGGTTTGTCAGTTTTAAAAGGTCTTACAAGTCATGTCTGAAGTAAAGTCTTTGCCCACAGTCAATTATGTGACGTGTCAGTTTTGAAAGGCCTTCCAAGTCATGTTTGAAGTAAAATCTTAAGAGCCCATTCTTAGTGTTCTTCTTAGTGATCCTTCAGGTCTATGTCTGGAGTAGTCTTTGCTCAAAGACAATTATAAGGTTTGTCAGCATTGAAAGGTCTTCCAAGTCATGTGTGAAGAAAAGTATTTACTCGAAGTCGATAATGTGacactgtaaaaaaaatcgggAACCGAATCCGGAAGATGATGAGCGGCACAGGCACTGCAAAGCGACGCCAACTGCGCCACCAGGCAATCTTGAGTTAACTCTGTGCGTTTTATCGTTGTTGCGACCTTGACTGACTTGAAAGCCCATTCTtagtgtttttgttgttgtttgtttgctcAGGCTTTTTCTGCTTACTGTTTTTGTTACTGTTGTAGCCACAAGAAAGTGTAACAAGTGGACAGTACCGTCGGCTCTCCGGTGGCTTACTTCTTTTAAATGGATCCGGTAAGTAGTAATAAATACCCGCCACTAGTGTGCTGATACACCTTCAGTAGCCTGTATAGCTTACTCAATAGTTTTTACTTTAGCTCCGATCCCTTCCCGTTGAAACCCAAGGCATCGCTTGATATGCAGTGGCGAGATCTCCGCTTCAGTCGAGTGTTACatgatcttttttttgtttcaggcCTTCTGTTGCCCGTTACTAACACGACCAAGTCCCTACCCACCGGACTTATTGCGTCTGCCACATCAAGGTTTGcctttttgtgtttttcatTTCAGAAATCTGAAAAGTCATGTTTGCCAAGGTCAATGTATCCCAGCAATGGTATATTTCACGTTTTTTGGCGTTTCAATGAGTCAATCTATTTCCTGAAATACATTCTGTTTCTCCTCGACAGCTATTTGTACGCTGCATCGGTCAGCGGAGACTATTGTAACGAACAGGATCGAGTAGACCTCGTCTCCAGTCTCCCCCATCAGGCCGCCACATATGATAAACCGTCGGTTGTTGCGGGCTCGCCATTTGGCTCAAGAGAGCCGCTCCCTGCCCTCCCCAGTCCCCTCTCGCCAGAGAAGACGACTGAGGGCTCAGCCAATCAGTACAGGTCAGATCATAATCCATTCTTGTATCCAGACCTCTCTCCTCTTTGCCTCGGGGTGTTAGTGGTATCACGTGAATCAGGTGTGCAATCATTTGTTATTTCTTATGTATTTTATTCTTACGCAGTTCATTTCACTTTTAAGTTTTCAAGCAGGCTTGTCAGAAAATGCGGCAAGAAGCCAGGCAATTGTCATATTGCTGTCATATTTACTTCCACTATTTCCCACCATTCTTTTTCCTAACTACAGTGTGGAAAACGAAAAAAATCTCTTCCTGATAACGGGTTATGTTATTTTATGTGATACTTTATCCTGATTCTGACAGCTACCCGGCCCCTATGTCCGGCAAACCAGAGTGTCTCGCTGATGATTCCAAGCAGCACATACGCATCACAATGTCCGACGTTCAGCCCTTGGTCGCATTTTGGCCAGGAAATGACCAGGAAGAGACTCGGCGAGACTGGGTGGCAAGCTTCAGCCAGCAAATAGACAAGCCAAACGAAGAAATGCGCGAAACAAGACGCGGTAGTCTCGACAATAGGCGAGACGCATCGAATCTGAGTCGGACCAACAGTAAGTCGTGAGATTGTCTGAATTGGTAGAATTTGTGTATTATTTTTTGATGAAATTACCTTCATCTGACAGCGCAAATCGACCAGAGTCAGACAGGCAACGACGAATCAGACGAACAAGAGGGAAGAGAACTTACTCAAAATGACCTGCTCTCTTTTGCTCGACAAATCGCGGTGGGAATGGTAGGCACCTACCTACCTCGAAATAACTGGCCCCTGAAGACTCCACAATGTAGTgggaaaaaacaaaacaagcaaaGTTATTTGAACACAAGGAGTGACATTGCTCACCAAAAGAAAGTTTATAGAAGTCAGGCATTGAAACtccattttgctttttatagAGCCTCCCATTTAATTTTTGCATGAcataaagaatgtcgatcaaccaatcctttgttattgtttacaattcaAAATATAGTGGTTcccttgcaaaaaaaaacttcaaaattacCATCCACGATGGAGgtctgatactttattaatgatatttgattgatagTTTCTCAGTTGCTTAAATTAGCAGATGGGAATGGATTTTTTGGGccacttgttttttttgcgGGAGAGGAGGTGTGGCGTGATACATTCCAAGAATACTTATTTCACGGCATTTGTTGATCGAAAGATAGCTTGTAAAAACTTTCCCATATATGTTATAGGAATACTTGTCTCAGAAAATGTTCGTTCACCGTGACCTCGCCGCGCGGAACATTCTCATTTGCGAGGATAACCTCGTGAAGATCTCGGACTTTGGTCTAACACGTGACGTTTATGAGAGCTCCGAGTATCACAAGATGCACAACACGGGCAAACTCCCCCTCAAGTGGATGGCGCCCGAAGCCATCTTCCAAAACGTGCACACGACAAAGAGTGATGTGTGAGTATTGTGTGATTTCCTAGGaacatcatcaacactacCGCACCTACTTGTTTGGGTTATTATAATCATATCCACCTTCTTTGTTTGTATGTACGTCCATCTGTCTGTTACAAATGTTAATCGATTTGTCAGCCCCCCTGCTCCGCCTGTGAAGGGACAAATCCGTCTCGACACCAAAACTCTGCAACGAAACGTCAGAAGTCGGACCCAACAATGTCTTAAAGAAATAAGCGTACGTAGATTAGTCTTGAGACACTGTTCATTTGATTTTTACTGTTTCCAGCTGGGCATTTGGAGTTGTTCTATGGGAGATCGTAACGTTGGGTAAGTAGTGTTGTATATTATCTGACCAATCCGATTTGTGTAACCCTCTTTTATACTATTGGGTAGTATGTACAGGGCGTAGTATTTATCATCTTGTATACTAATAGATGGGTTGTGCGAGGGGAAGTCCCTTATTATTCTGTATACTAATAGTTGATTTGTGCAGACGCATCTCCTTCTTTTGTATACTAATGGTTGATTTCTGCAGGGGGTAGTCCATATCCAGGACAATCAGGCAAAGAGTTCTACAAAAAGCTCAAGAATGGATATCGTATGGAGAAGCCGGACATGTGTAGTCCAGAATTGTAAGCTTTAGAACGCGTATGTAAAATTATAGCTTTCTCCTGACTTTCTGGCGTACCatattgttctttattttcgcgcatcTTAAATTTAGCGAAAATTTTCTTGGCACATTTCGCGAGTCTTTAATTTCGCGATCGCGCAGAAAAACTGTTTGCAGGGGATTTAATTTCGCGAGAGAGATTCAAGTGATTCTCGTTTTTACAATAAAATGACGAATAAAATGATGTTAACCGACAACTGAAACAAGATCAATAtaattgaaacaaaaacatggaGGAGTGCTCTTCCTTGAGCCATTTTCAAGTACCGTTACATGTCATCGATAAAAGCTCTTAATAGAACCTTCAACGATTTttctatttcaataaaattttgCGAGATCAAAGTTCGCGGTCTTTATTTTTCGGGAGTCTTTAAGTTCGCAAATTTTTTGAAATCGCGAAAAATGCGAATTTAAGTACGCGCGCAAATTAAGCAGAATAAGGGAAGTGTTTGTGGAAGACATTGCCAGTCGCCTTAGGTTAGACTGTTGTTAGCAAAGCGCTGTTTTCCAGCTGCTGGACCGCTTTCTATTGGCTGTTGGAAATCGTCGGGAGAGTTCACAGAGGGTATGCCGCGTTATTGTGTTACCGCAGTAATGATGAAATAGGATCGGTTAATCGCATAACTGGACGTTTCTTGTTGGGCGTCACTCACCTTTTAAAAATGGCCACTTTCAATGTTGTTAGGCGAAGCTTACCCTAATATCATcaaggccatagcagggggtggggcattaGGGGCACGTGTCATCCCAatgttttcaaatattataaggaaatgacctgtaggggcgtggctgtgccccgcAACTTTCTGAATAGATTTGATGTTTCTTTACTGTGCCTTCCTCCCCCCAATAGCATTTttaggcctgctacggctacaGCTCTGATCATTGTCTAGTTATATTATACTACGTAAGTTGCTGTTGCTTACCACTCTATCATTGTATAGGTACATTACGAAGGTTGCtgcttacccctctatcattgtCTAGGTACATTAAGAAGGTTGTtgcttacccctctatcattgtCTAGGTACATTACGAAGGTTGTtgcttacccctctatcattgtATAGGCACATTAAGAAGGTTGTtgcttacccctctatcattgtCTAGGTAAATTACGAAGGTTGTTGCTTACCACTCTATCATTGTCAAGGTACATTAAGAAGGTTGTTGCTTACCCTTCTATCAATGTCTATGTACATTACGAAGGTTGTTTcttacccctctatcattgtCTAGGTACATTAAGAAGGTTGTTGCTTACCCCTCTGTCATTGTCTAGGTACATTAAGAAGGCTGTtgcttacccctctatcattgtCTAGGTACATTAAGAAGGTTGTtgcttacccctctatcattgtCTAGGTACATTAAGAAGGTTGTtgcttacccctctatcattgtCTAGATACATTAAGAAGGTTGTtgcttacccctctatcattgtCTAGGTACATTAAGAAGGTTGTtgcttacccctctatcattgtctagatacattacgaaggttgttgcttacccctctatcattgtctagatacattacgaaggttgttgcttacccctctatcattgtCTAGATACATTAAGAAGGTTGTGgcttacccctctatcattgtCTAGGTACATTAAGAAGGTTGTtgcttacccctctatcattgtCTAGGTACATTACGAAGGTTGTtgcttacccctctatcattgtCTAGATACATTAAGAAGGTTGTtgcttacccctctatcattgtCTAGGTACATTACGAAGGTTGTtgcttacccctctatcattgtCTAGATACATTAAGAAGGTTGTtgcttacccctctatcattgtCTAGGTACATTATGAAGGCTGTTGCTTACCCCTCTGTCATTGTCAAGGCACATTAAGAAGGTTGTTGCTTACCCCTCTGTCATTGTATAGGTACATTAAGAAGGTTGTTGCTTACCCTTCTATCAATGTCTATGTACATTACGAAGGTTGTtgcttacccctctatcattgtCTAGGTACATTACGAAGGTTGTtgcttacccctctatcattgtCTAGATACATTAAGAAGGTTGTtgcttacccctctatcattgtctagatacattacgaaggttgttgcttacccctctatcattgtCTAGGTACATTAAGAAGGTTGTtgcttacccctctatcattgtCTAGGTACATTAAGAAGGTTGTtgcttacccctctatcattgtATAGGTACATTACGAAGGTTGTtgcttacccctctatcattgtCTAGATACATTAAGAAGGTTGTtgcttacccctctatcattgtCTAGGTACATTAAGAAGGTTGTtgcttacccctctatcattgtCAAGGTACATTACGAAGGTTGTtgcttacccctctatcattgtCGAGGTACATTACGAAGGTTGTtgcttacccctctatcattgtCTAGGTACATTACACTAAGAAGGTTGTtgcttacccctctatcattgtctagatacattacgaaggttgttgcttacccctctatcattgtCTAGGTACATTACGAAGGTTGTtgcttacccctctatcattgtCTAGGTACATTAAGAAGGTTGTtgcttacccctctatcattgtCTAGGTACATTAAGAAGGTTGTtgcttacccctctatcattgtATAGGTACATTACGAAGGTTGTtgcttacccctctatcattgtCTAGATACATTAAGAAGGTTGTtgcttacccctctatcattgtCTAGGTACATTAAGAAGGTTGTtgcttacccctctatcattgtCAAGGTACATTACGAAGGTTGTtgcttacccctctatcattgtCGAGGTACATTACGAAGGTTGTtgcttacccctctatcattgtCTAGGTACATTACACTAAGAAGGTTGTtgcttacccctctatcattgtCTAGATACATTACGAAGGTTGCtgcttacccctctatcattgtCTAGGTACATTACGAAGGTTGTTGCTCACCCCTCTATCATTGTCTAGGCACATTACGAAGGTTGTtgcttacccctctatcattgtATAGGTACATTACGAAGGTTGTtgcttacccctctatcattATCTAGGTACATTAAATAGGTTGTtgcttacccctctatcattgtCTAGGCACATTACGAAGGTTGTtgcttacccctctatcattgtCTAGGTACATTACGAAGGTTGTtgcttacccctctatcattgtATAGATACATTACGAAGGTTATtgcttacccctctatcattgtCTAGATACATTAAGAAGGTTGTtgcttacccctctatcattgtCTAGGTACATTAAGAAGGTTGTtgcttacccctctatcattgtCTAGGTACATTACGAAGGCTGTTGCTTACCACTCTGTCATTGTATAGGTACATTACGAAGGTTGTTGCTTACCCCTCTGTCATTGTCGAGGTACATTACACTAAGAAGGTTGTtgcttacccctctatcattgtCTAGATACATTAAGAAGGTTGTtgctta contains the following coding sequences:
- the LOC5521403 gene encoding uncharacterized protein LOC5521403 isoform X1, with translation MGVYTVVQRALLLLVFISILCDKYHWSFALKRIVLETQKGQLELLCTREFGVLSSIPPTNDPSPSTDFLCGSNCTECKAPLKFNGFPNIPEHECISQCEKSASQPCIRGCQLIKNLTSGPGPGGLSYDRRAASVYVPLTCRGSDRLLFAINAHVAPELSHEPLGFLVLYRTNKAANWSIYKCIFDDYLTFPTTAGQIAVAIVTARGLVASRDLTERTLERLLSMSDFEYAFGHGSIPLNAVTDLNVTFNVETNKTSGTCKLSAVFTWVPPSPSKPCSYDIFLHQENGDGHDSTYAIVKMKSSHHYLTYTASALPFDTPYVLDVIALGSELHNESDGRKVIKFRTPTCSCREALDDDEYALFCAPDQPNNLSIVSSRYLGNGTSVVVVSWQPPNDQAMVLGYLLHWKKTPYSAAHMTDPHEGRATISAYTNISYEIVVDTGFPYILTVTAFVKWAYGKPGKLYFSTEYPPTSWPNVTFLNVTVLAVTEERDNGILYLLVIGVLLLVIVPTVGGGKYIHKRRRAREASAIRRQLRDEMIEEGLIFGEMLGPIPEPDEWEVDYSSIAFGEVVGSGAFGKVTKATIVGLPGGPENKETVVAVKKLNAMATMEDRRNFLSEIEMMKQLGKHLNIVSILGCVTHAGQLCLITEYCPYGDLRNYLRAIRDKNKKHPHFRLGSSLVASPQSGSQRYFSSSSKKTKREPQESVTSGQYRRLSGGLLLLNGSGLLLPVTNTTKSLPTGLIASATSSYLYAASVSGDYCNEQDRVDLVSSLPHQAATYDKPSVVAGSPFGSREPLPALPSPLSPEKTTEGSANQYSYPAPMSGKPECLADDSKQHIRITMSDVQPLVAFWPGNDQEETRRDWVASFSQQIDKPNEEMRETRRGSLDNRRDASNLSRTNTQIDQSQTGNDESDEQEGRELTQNDLLSFARQIAVGMEYLSQKMFVHRDLAARNILICEDNLVKISDFGLTRDVYESSEYHKMHNTGKLPLKWMAPEAIFQNVHTTKSDVWAFGVVLWEIVTLGGSPYPGQSGKEFYKKLKNGYRMEKPDMCSPELYAMMRSCWASSPEDRPTFTKLRNQLEQLMDREDELYIDVNFEDAEYSYLATDSSSSGRLSQEPLLLI
- the LOC5521403 gene encoding uncharacterized protein LOC5521403 isoform X3 — translated: MGVYTVVQRALLLLVFISILCDKYHWSFALKRIVLETQKGQLELLCTREFGVLSSIPPTNDPSPSTDFLCGSNCTECKAPLKFNGFPNIPEHECISQCEKSASQPCIRGCQLIKNLTSGPGPGGLSYDRRAASVYVPLTCRGSDRLLFAINAHVAPELSHEPLGFLVLYRTNKAANWSIYKCIFDDYLTFPTTAGQIAVAIVTARGLVASRDLTERTLERLLSMSDFEYAFGHGSIPLNAVTDLNVTFNVETNKTSGTCKLSAVFTWVPPSPSKPCSYDIFLHQENGDGHDSTYAIVKMVIALGSELHNESDGRKVIKFRTPTCSCREALDDDEYALFCAPDQPNNLSIVSSRYLGNGTSVVVVSWQPPNDQAMVLGYLLHWKKTPYSAAHMTDPHEGRATISAYTNISYEIVVDTGFPYILTVTAFVKWAYGKPGKLYFSTEYPPTSWPNVTFLNVTVLAVTEERDNGILYLLVIGVLLLVIVPTVGGGKYIHKRRRAREASAIRRQLRDEMIEEGLIFGEMLGPIPEPDEWEVDYSSIAFGEVVGSGAFGKVTKATIVGLPGGPENKETVVAVKKLNAMATMEDRRNFLSEIEMMKQLGKHLNIVSILGCVTHAGQLCLITEYCPYGDLRNYLRAIRDKNKKHPHFRLGSSLVASPQSGSQRYFSSSSKKTKREPQESVTSGQYRRLSGGLLLLNGSGLLLPVTNTTKSLPTGLIASATSSYLYAASVSGDYCNEQDRVDLVSSLPHQAATYDKPSVVAGSPFGSREPLPALPSPLSPEKTTEGSANQYSYPAPMSGKPECLADDSKQHIRITMSDVQPLVAFWPGNDQEETRRDWVASFSQQIDKPNEEMRETRRGSLDNRRDASNLSRTNTQIDQSQTGNDESDEQEGRELTQNDLLSFARQIAVGMEYLSQKMFVHRDLAARNILICEDNLVKISDFGLTRDVYESSEYHKMHNTGKLPLKWMAPEAIFQNVHTTKSDVWAFGVVLWEIVTLGGSPYPGQSGKEFYKKLKNGYRMEKPDMCSPELYAMMRSCWASSPEDRPTFTKLRNQLEQLMDREDELYIDVNFEDAEYSYLATDSSSSGRLSQEPLLLI
- the LOC5521403 gene encoding uncharacterized protein LOC5521403 isoform X2 produces the protein MGVYTVVQRALLLLVFISILCDKYHWSFALKRIVLETQKGQLELLCTREFGVLSSIPPCKAPLKFNGFPNIPEHECISQCEKSASQPCIRGCQLIKNLTSGPGPGGLSYDRRAASVYVPLTCRGSDRLLFAINAHVAPELSHEPLGFLVLYRTNKAANWSIYKCIFDDYLTFPTTAGQIAVAIVTARGLVASRDLTERTLERLLSMSDFEYAFGHGSIPLNAVTDLNVTFNVETNKTSGTCKLSAVFTWVPPSPSKPCSYDIFLHQENGDGHDSTYAIVKMKSSHHYLTYTASALPFDTPYVLDVIALGSELHNESDGRKVIKFRTPTCSCREALDDDEYALFCAPDQPNNLSIVSSRYLGNGTSVVVVSWQPPNDQAMVLGYLLHWKKTPYSAAHMTDPHEGRATISAYTNISYEIVVDTGFPYILTVTAFVKWAYGKPGKLYFSTEYPPTSWPNVTFLNVTVLAVTEERDNGILYLLVIGVLLLVIVPTVGGGKYIHKRRRAREASAIRRQLRDEMIEEGLIFGEMLGPIPEPDEWEVDYSSIAFGEVVGSGAFGKVTKATIVGLPGGPENKETVVAVKKLNAMATMEDRRNFLSEIEMMKQLGKHLNIVSILGCVTHAGQLCLITEYCPYGDLRNYLRAIRDKNKKHPHFRLGSSLVASPQSGSQRYFSSSSKKTKREPQESVTSGQYRRLSGGLLLLNGSGLLLPVTNTTKSLPTGLIASATSSYLYAASVSGDYCNEQDRVDLVSSLPHQAATYDKPSVVAGSPFGSREPLPALPSPLSPEKTTEGSANQYSYPAPMSGKPECLADDSKQHIRITMSDVQPLVAFWPGNDQEETRRDWVASFSQQIDKPNEEMRETRRGSLDNRRDASNLSRTNTQIDQSQTGNDESDEQEGRELTQNDLLSFARQIAVGMEYLSQKMFVHRDLAARNILICEDNLVKISDFGLTRDVYESSEYHKMHNTGKLPLKWMAPEAIFQNVHTTKSDVWAFGVVLWEIVTLGGSPYPGQSGKEFYKKLKNGYRMEKPDMCSPELYAMMRSCWASSPEDRPTFTKLRNQLEQLMDREDELYIDVNFEDAEYSYLATDSSSSGRLSQEPLLLI